One segment of Larus michahellis chromosome 14, bLarMic1.1, whole genome shotgun sequence DNA contains the following:
- the CBX8 gene encoding chromobox protein homolog 8: MELSAVGERVFAAEALLKRRIRKGRMEYLVKWKGWSQKYSTWEPEENILDARLLAAFEEREREMELYGPKKRGPKPKTFLLKAQAKAKAKTYEFRSDSSRGIRVPYPGRSPQELGSTSRAREGLRNIALAPQSSSSTSTPKADGIRDRVIRVEEKPGETPKKRGPKPRKELYKDLAETLDASKRKLGEPGDKVGDYLKARKMEEAAAGAAKFGSGHSVIQLARRQDPDLPGTLPGPNRAEVGAKLGAAEPYPARLAKHRADFLDPKGQGGLDPGGPKLLHGAVSPGAVGSLYRDGVGGQVGRPSLIARIPVARILGDPEEESWSPSLNNLEKVVVTDVTSNFLTVTIKESSTDQGFFKEKR; this comes from the exons ATGGAGCTCTCGGCCGTCGGGGAGCGCGTCTTCGCGGCCGAGGCCCTGCTCAAGCGCCGCATCCGCAAA GGGCGCATGGAATATCTGGTGAAATGGAAGGGCTGGTCGCAGAA GTACAGCACTTGGGAGCCCGAGGAGAACATCCTGGACGCCCGGCTGCTGGCAGCCTTTGAGGAAAG GGAGCGAGAAATGGAGCTATACGGGCCCAAAAAGCGAGGCCCCAAGCCCAAAACCTTCCTGCTAAAG GCCCAGGCAAAGGCAAAAGCCAAAACCTATGAATTCCGCAGTGACTCTTCCAGGGGGATCCGGGTGCCGTATCCTGGCAGgtccccccaggagctgggctcCACGTCCCGGGCTAGGGAAGGACTGAGAAACATTGCCCTGgctccccagagcagctccagcaccagcacccccaaagcAGACGGCATCCGGGACCGGGTGATCCGTGTGGAGGAGAAGCCCGGGGAGACCCCCAAAAAGAGAGGCCCGAAGCCCAGGAAGGAGCTTTACAAGGACCTGGCGGAGACTCTGGATGCCTCCAAGAGGAAACTGGGGGAGCCGGGGGACAAGGTGGGGGACTACCTGAAGGCCAGGAAGatggaggaggcggcggcgggggcagccaAGTTCGGCTCGGGACACAGCGTCATCCAGCTGGCCCGGCGGCAGGACCCCGACCTCCCCGGCACTCTGCCCGGCCCCAACCGAGCCGAGGTGGGTGCCAAGCTGGGGGCCGCCGAGCCCTACCCTGCGCGGCTGGCCAAGCACCGGGCAGACTTTCTGGACCCcaaggggcagggggggctggatCCCGGCGGGCCGAAGCTCCTGCACGGGGCGGTGAGCCCGGGCGCCGTGGGGAGCCTGTACCGCGACGGCGTGGGGGGCCAGGTGGGGCGACCCTCCCTCATCGCCAGGATCCCCGTCGCCAGGATCCTGGGGGACCCCGAGGAGGAGTCCTGGAGCCCCTCTCTCAACAACCTGGAGAAGGTGGTGGTAACTGATGTGACCTCTAACTTTTTGACCGTCACCATCAAGGAGAGCAGCACGGACCAAGGATTCTTTAAAGAGAAGCGATGA